The genomic DNA GAGTTTGGCTCCGACCATTCCACTGATTTTGTTTGCGTTTTTCCAACTCAAATTTGCCATTATTACACCTGCTCTCATCACGGGTGCATTCGCGGAACGCATTCGTTTTACGTCATATTTGTTGTTTATCTGCTTGTTTTCTTTGCTGATTTATACGCCATTGGCGCACTGGACTTGGCACCCCGACGGCTTTTTGTTTCAGATGGGTGTGTTAGATTTTGCAGGTGGCACGGTGGTACATATTTCGGCGGGCTGTGCAGCATTGGCTTCGGCTATTTACCTCAAGCAACGCAAACGCTACAACGAAGGCGCACATCAACCCGCCAATATTCCGTATGTGATTTTGGGAACTGGTTTGTTGTGGTTCGGCTGGTTCGGTTTCAATGCTGGTTCGGCTTTGGGTGCTAATGTATTGGCTGTGAGTGCTTTTTCTACTACCAATGTAGCAGCAGCAGCAGCAGCAATGGCTTGGATTTTGTTTGATGCGGTGCGTGGCAAAAAACCTTCGGCCTTGGGTGCGTGTATTGGGGCGGTGGTTGGTCTGGTGGCCATTACGCCTGCGGCGGGTTTTGTGAGTATTTCACATAGTATTTTTATTGGTACGTTTGCCAGCCTTGTGAGTAATTTGGTGGTGGAATGGCGTACCAAAACAACCATCGACGACACGTTAGACGTGTTTCCGTGTCATGGTGTGGGCGGTATCGTGGGCATGATTCTGACAGGTGTGTTTGCGCACCAAGCCATTAATGCCGCTAATACGACAGGCAACGGCTTGTTTTTTGGCGAAACGGCTTTGTTTCTGAAACATTTGCAGGCCTTGGCTATCGTGATTGCTTTTGCTTTTGGCGGTTCTTTTGTTTTGCTCAAAATCACTGACCTTATTTCTCCGTTGCGCGTAAGCGAAGAAGAGGAAGCCGAAGGTCTGGACATGAGCCAACACGGCGAGCAGTTTGTAAGCTACGGCCATTAAAATCCAGATGCGTATTTTATTTTACTACTTCTCTCCATAAAATAAAAAACAGCCTTGCATTCCCGAAAGGAACAAGGCTGTTTTTTATTTCTGTCTGCAAAAAAAATTATTCTTTTATAAAAGTTTTGCGAATGACTTGGCCTTTAGTAGTTTGGCCAACTAAGAAGTAAGTGCCAGTCGGTAAATGGCTTACGTTTATTTTAGTGCTTGTGGGTACAAGTGCCTGAATGGTAGCACCAGTAGCAGACATGACTTTAAGCGATTGAAGTGCAATGTTTTCGGGGTTGCTTAGCGTCAAATACGTTTGCGCTGGGCTTGGATAAAGGTCTATTTTATCGCTCAACGAAATGCTTGATTTGGTGGTCGTTAGGGTTGTATCAATACCAAATACCTGATATTTAGCATTACCAGAGGTTAGTATTTTAGTTGTCAATGAATTTTCATTACTAATACTGGCAAAATAAGTGCTGTCTGTTTTAAATAATTCTACTCCATTATCATTGATTATTCGTATTGTATGTATATACGTGTTGTTGTTGTAATAGGAGTATAAGATTTCTGCATTGTTGCTGCTGTTTAACACCCCAATATTTACTTTTGGCTCAAAACCTGTTCCATAGTTAAGGTATTGGCCAGCGGGAACTGGGAGATTGACGTTTTTCCATATACTATAATCCGATGGATTATAAAAGGTGATTTTTTTCGCAGTACTGTTGAATACAGAATATTTCAGTCCTACGTTGGGTGAATAAATGGGCTTGACTATTCCCTGAATCAGATGGTCGAACATGAAATCTGACAAATTATAAAAATGGCTATTGGTATATTCGCCTGTCGAGGCATTATAACCTAAAGTCATAATTTTTTGTGTAGCACCATCTTTGATCGTGATAGGTATTTGTCCGTAGTCGTATGACCATAGTGTTGCACCTAATTCGTTGGCTATTTTTGCTCCATTAATATTGGTCGTGGTGTTGGTATAAGCGCAGGCTATTTCAATCAGAGAATCTGCATTAAATTCATTGTCCGAAATAGTGAAAGTCCAAGGGTTTATGGTATAGCTATTATTGGGTGGTACTAATGTTATTGTTTTCCATAAAGAATGGTCTGCATTATAGATAAGTGCCGTAGGAATGGCTGTACTATAATCATTGGTGAAATATTTTTCTCCAAATAAATTCAGTTTTTTGCGCTTAATATAGTAGTTATTGTATTGTGCTTCATAGTTGAGACTTGGCAAATCATATACAGTAGCTGTAGGTGCAAGTACTGAGGAGGAATATACAAAAAGTTTGGCTGCCAATCCGTCTGTCGTGTCAATCTTGCTATTTATGCCCGCTGTTTCAAAGAGTGAATCTCCATTTTCATTTGCAATAATCAAACGATATTTGAGAATAGATGACGTACCGATGTATGCCGAATCCAAACAATGATACATTATTTCAAGGAGGGTATCACTATTAATAGTAGTTTGTGTGATACTTTGTATAGTCAATGGGCTATAACCTTCTGGAGGTGAAAGGGTGATGGTTTTCCTTAATGTATGATTGGCATTGTAAATATTTACCTCTTTGCTTGTGAGGGGATAATCATATTGACAATATTTTTCTTCGCCATTGATTAGTTTTATACGTGTAATTGGCTTGCTATAAGTATGTTCCAGTGCAAATTGTTGTCCCCAAACCGTTTGTTGTACACTTACTAATGCCGCGACGAGCAGCCATAATCTGAATATTTTCATCTCTATAAGGTTGTTTAAATAATAAACCACTAATATAATAATTTTGCATGATTAATAAAATAGCTTTCTGTTTTCTTTTTATAAATTTGAAAACGATTATTTTGATACACGAACATGAAAAAACGTACTTTTTTACTTTTCTTTTTGGGGCTTTTGGCCTTCCAACTCAACGCACAATTGCTTACTAAAAAGCCTTTTGTATTGGGCGAAACGCTCGAAATAAATTCGGTTCAATTGGGCGAAAAACGTAGTTTAAATATTTATTTACCAGCAGGTTATAACCCAGATTCGGCACGCCGCTATCCCGTTATTTATCTGCTGGACGGCTCGGCAGGCGAAGATTTCGTACACGTGGCGGGCTTGGTGCAGTTCTGGAACATGATGCAAATGATGCCGCCAACTATCGTAGTAGGCATCGGCAACGTGGACAGAAGACGCGATTTTACTTATCCCAGCACCGACGCGCAAGACCAAAAAGACTTTCCGACTACTGGCGGCTCGGCTAAGTTTATTGCTTTTCTGGAAAAAGAATTGCAACCATCTGTAAACCAGCAATATAAGACACGCGGCAAAGGAATGCTGATAGGCCAATCGCTCGGCGGTTTGCTTGCCACAGAAGTGTTATTGACCAAATCCGAACTTTTTGACCAATACGTTATCGTCAGTCCGAGTTTGTGGTGGGACAAACAGTCTTTGAGCCAAAACGCCGCCGCCATGTTTGCCAAGCAACCCGACAGCCCTCGACAAGTTTTTGTGGCGGTAGGGGAAGAAGGCAAAGTGATGACGCCTTTAGCGCGAAAATTGTCGGAAACACTGAAAAAGTCGGGGAAGAAAAATCTTAGTACGCATTTTGCGTATATGCCCGACGAAGACCATGCAACTATTTTACATCTGGCTGTTTATAAGGCGTTTAAGTGGTTTTATCCTGCTCAGAAATAATTTTCTATTGGTAAACGTTTTTAAATCAATTGATTAATAAAATATATGTTTGAGGCACTGTATCGTTATGTCGCGCCATTCGTAACGCTGACCGACAAAGAAAAGGTAGTTTTTGAGCAGGCTTTTACGTTTCGGCAAGTTCCCAAAAAGTTTAAGTTGGTGCGCGAAGGCGAGGTTGCGAGTGAAATATATTTTATTAACAAAGGTTTGATTAGATTGTATTATACAAAGGATATCGAGGAAATTACAGGTTTTATTTTTCAGGAAAATCTGTTTGCCAGTAGTTTTGATAGTTTGTTGCGGGCTGCGCCCAGTATCCAGACGCTCGAAACACTCGAAGATTGCGACTTGCTCGTATTGCAAGGTCAAGCGATGGACAAACTATACGAACGACTTCCCAAAATGAATGTGATTGTCCGTAAAGTAGCCGAACAACGCTTTATTAATGCCCAGCAAATTCTCTCGTCGTTTATTCTGGACAGCCCCGAAGAGCGTTACCGCAAATTTGAAATGCAGCACAAAGATTTGTTACAGCGTGTGCCTCAGCATATTATCGCCTCGTATTTGGGTGTTACGCCCGTGTCATTGAGCCGCATACGCAAACGAATTATTGACTAAATCAGGTTTTTAGGCCATGCGAAAAGAGCTTTTCTTCTAAAAAAAGAGAAGCTCTTTTGCATTTATTATCTTTTGTAAAGAAATCGACTCGCGGCGGCTGCCTAATTTTGTCTTATCAAAAACAAACAGAAATTGTGATGAAAAATTCAAAATCAATTGTAACCGAAATTGTAATTAATGCGCCTGCCGCAAGGGTTTGGGAAATACTCACCAACACCGAAAAATACGCCGACTGGAATCCTTTTCTTTTGAAAATAAAAGGCGAAATAAAAACAGGAAATCGGCTGGAAAATACCATGAAAAATGGCAATAGTACGATGACTTTTCGGCCTGTGGTGCTGCAAGTAATTCCCGAAATTTATTTTGAATGGTTGGGCAAATTGTGGGTGTCGGGCATCTTCGACGGTCGGCATTATTTTCGCCTCGAAACGCTCGAAGCCAATCAAACAAAACTCACACACGGCGAAGAATTTAGCGGACTTTTGTCGGGTTATGTGCTCAAAAATAATGGCAATGATATTCGCCAGAATTTCGTGGCCATGAACCAAGCCATTAAACAACGCGCTGAAAATCAGTAATAAAAAACCCTTATGGGTGGTAGCCTATAAGGGTTGGTCTAAAAGTCAGTTCTTTTCCAAATGTTCTAAAATCATTCCGATTACGTTGCTCATTAGGTAAGCAAATGTTTCTTCATCAGAAGTCCATTGGCGCACGCCGCCTACGTGTTCGTGGCAGATTACGCCACGCATTTGGCCATTTGCCCAAATCGGCACGTCGAGCAAAGCCCCAATATTGAGCGGAGTAAGATACGATTTCGAAAACTCGCTGGTGGCTTGGTCGTTGTGGGCGTTATTGGCCGAAATGGTACGTTCTGTTTCGATGGCTTTGAAATA from Flexibacter flexilis DSM 6793 includes the following:
- a CDS encoding ammonium transporter produces the protein MTQKRLAIVPFGVLIALSILGLLMPNIPSHFSDKPINSGDTAWIMAASALVCLMTPGLAFFYGGMVNSKNIISTMLQSFICLAVVSLIWIVCGFSMAFGDSIGGFIGDPRTFFMFKGVLEGDPWSLAPTIPLILFAFFQLKFAIITPALITGAFAERIRFTSYLLFICLFSLLIYTPLAHWTWHPDGFLFQMGVLDFAGGTVVHISAGCAALASAIYLKQRKRYNEGAHQPANIPYVILGTGLLWFGWFGFNAGSALGANVLAVSAFSTTNVAAAAAAMAWILFDAVRGKKPSALGACIGAVVGLVAITPAAGFVSISHSIFIGTFASLVSNLVVEWRTKTTIDDTLDVFPCHGVGGIVGMILTGVFAHQAINAANTTGNGLFFGETALFLKHLQALAIVIAFAFGGSFVLLKITDLISPLRVSEEEEAEGLDMSQHGEQFVSYGH
- a CDS encoding T9SS type A sorting domain-containing protein, producing the protein MKIFRLWLLVAALVSVQQTVWGQQFALEHTYSKPITRIKLINGEEKYCQYDYPLTSKEVNIYNANHTLRKTITLSPPEGYSPLTIQSITQTTINSDTLLEIMYHCLDSAYIGTSSILKYRLIIANENGDSLFETAGINSKIDTTDGLAAKLFVYSSSVLAPTATVYDLPSLNYEAQYNNYYIKRKKLNLFGEKYFTNDYSTAIPTALIYNADHSLWKTITLVPPNNSYTINPWTFTISDNEFNADSLIEIACAYTNTTTNINGAKIANELGATLWSYDYGQIPITIKDGATQKIMTLGYNASTGEYTNSHFYNLSDFMFDHLIQGIVKPIYSPNVGLKYSVFNSTAKKITFYNPSDYSIWKNVNLPVPAGQYLNYGTGFEPKVNIGVLNSSNNAEILYSYYNNNTYIHTIRIINDNGVELFKTDSTYFASISNENSLTTKILTSGNAKYQVFGIDTTLTTTKSSISLSDKIDLYPSPAQTYLTLSNPENIALQSLKVMSATGATIQALVPTSTKINVSHLPTGTYFLVGQTTKGQVIRKTFIKE
- a CDS encoding alpha/beta hydrolase, with translation MKKRTFLLFFLGLLAFQLNAQLLTKKPFVLGETLEINSVQLGEKRSLNIYLPAGYNPDSARRYPVIYLLDGSAGEDFVHVAGLVQFWNMMQMMPPTIVVGIGNVDRRRDFTYPSTDAQDQKDFPTTGGSAKFIAFLEKELQPSVNQQYKTRGKGMLIGQSLGGLLATEVLLTKSELFDQYVIVSPSLWWDKQSLSQNAAAMFAKQPDSPRQVFVAVGEEGKVMTPLARKLSETLKKSGKKNLSTHFAYMPDEDHATILHLAVYKAFKWFYPAQK
- a CDS encoding Crp/Fnr family transcriptional regulator, with protein sequence MFEALYRYVAPFVTLTDKEKVVFEQAFTFRQVPKKFKLVREGEVASEIYFINKGLIRLYYTKDIEEITGFIFQENLFASSFDSLLRAAPSIQTLETLEDCDLLVLQGQAMDKLYERLPKMNVIVRKVAEQRFINAQQILSSFILDSPEERYRKFEMQHKDLLQRVPQHIIASYLGVTPVSLSRIRKRIID
- a CDS encoding SRPBCC domain-containing protein yields the protein MKNSKSIVTEIVINAPAARVWEILTNTEKYADWNPFLLKIKGEIKTGNRLENTMKNGNSTMTFRPVVLQVIPEIYFEWLGKLWVSGIFDGRHYFRLETLEANQTKLTHGEEFSGLLSGYVLKNNGNDIRQNFVAMNQAIKQRAENQ